A genomic segment from Comamonas terrigena NBRC 13299 encodes:
- the bfr gene encoding bacterioferritin has translation MQGHPEVIDCLKELLRGELAARDQYFIHSRQYEDQGFLRLFARIGHEMEEETVHADAILRRILFLGGKPDMRPHAFEAGDTVEAMLRKDLAVEYQVRNNLRAAMALCERHADYQTRDLLLAQLKDTEEDHAYWLEKQLGLIERVGLPNYLQSQMGDVA, from the coding sequence ATGCAAGGCCATCCCGAAGTCATTGACTGCCTGAAAGAACTGCTGCGCGGCGAGCTGGCAGCACGCGACCAGTACTTCATCCACTCCCGCCAATACGAAGACCAGGGCTTCCTGCGCCTGTTTGCCCGCATCGGCCACGAAATGGAAGAAGAGACTGTGCATGCCGACGCCATCCTGCGCCGCATCCTGTTCCTGGGTGGCAAGCCCGACATGCGCCCCCATGCTTTCGAAGCGGGTGACACCGTGGAAGCCATGCTGCGCAAGGACCTGGCCGTCGAATACCAGGTGCGCAACAACCTGCGTGCTGCCATGGCCCTGTGCGAACGCCACGCCGACTACCAGACCCGCGATCTGCTGCTGGCCCAGCTCAAGGACACGGAAGAGGACCACGCCTACTGGCTGGAAAAGCAGCTGGGTCTGATCGAACGTGTCGGCCTGCCCAACTACCTGCAAAGCCAGATGGGCGACGTGGCCTGA
- a CDS encoding MFS transporter: MLLPHRYPTLAVLSTAQALYWSCSIIGITLTGLVGQQLAPWPLLATLPLALLVTGSLLTVGPMARWMARHGPRQGLQRGALLGVAGGLVCTASIHWHSFVLLNLGVLLVGAYQASAGYYRFAALEGVDPAHKGRAAAWVVAGGIAAALLAPTLALHSRHLLATPLAGAYLVLALLAATAWAVLQGIPVSRTSPSSAAPAAAAATLTAATPMKHAAITSRRTLWQRPAIRQALLLTACAHGLMILVMNATPLAMHGHGYGLEASAHVIQWHVLGMFVPSLWAGAALDRWGARRVAGLGVALLAASALCALTGESQPQYLASSLLLGAGWNLLLLAGTTLLTQAYRPEERSVAQPMMEWSNSAVAASMSLASGVLVQSLGWQAVNWAMLPVLCAMAWWLRPGALAMPTAMRTP, translated from the coding sequence ATGTTGCTGCCACACCGCTACCCCACGCTGGCCGTGCTGAGCACCGCCCAGGCCCTGTACTGGAGCTGCTCCATCATCGGTATCACCCTGACCGGTCTGGTGGGCCAGCAGTTGGCCCCCTGGCCGCTGCTGGCCACCTTGCCCCTGGCCCTGCTGGTGACCGGCAGCCTGTTGACCGTGGGGCCAATGGCCCGCTGGATGGCCCGGCATGGCCCGCGCCAGGGTCTGCAGCGCGGTGCACTGCTGGGGGTGGCGGGCGGTCTGGTCTGCACCGCCAGCATCCACTGGCACAGTTTTGTGCTGCTCAACCTGGGGGTGCTGCTGGTGGGGGCCTACCAGGCATCGGCCGGCTACTACCGTTTTGCGGCATTGGAAGGCGTAGACCCGGCGCACAAAGGGCGTGCAGCCGCCTGGGTCGTGGCCGGCGGCATTGCAGCAGCCCTGCTTGCCCCCACGCTGGCCTTGCACAGCCGCCACCTGCTGGCCACGCCGCTGGCAGGCGCCTACCTGGTGCTGGCCTTGCTGGCCGCCACGGCCTGGGCGGTGCTGCAAGGGATTCCCGTCTCCCGCACATCACCCTCATCTGCTGCACCGGCGGCTGCGGCGGCTACGCTGACCGCGGCCACGCCCATGAAGCATGCAGCCATCACCTCCCGCCGTACGCTGTGGCAACGCCCCGCCATCCGCCAGGCCCTGTTGCTGACGGCGTGCGCCCACGGGCTGATGATTCTGGTGATGAATGCCACGCCGCTGGCCATGCACGGCCACGGCTATGGGCTGGAGGCTTCGGCCCACGTCATCCAGTGGCATGTGCTGGGCATGTTCGTGCCGTCGCTGTGGGCCGGCGCGGCGCTGGACCGCTGGGGAGCCCGCCGCGTGGCGGGCCTGGGCGTGGCCCTGCTGGCAGCCAGCGCCCTCTGTGCACTGACGGGCGAATCGCAGCCGCAGTACCTGGCCAGTTCCCTGCTGCTGGGTGCGGGCTGGAACCTGCTGCTGCTGGCCGGCACCACCCTGCTGACCCAGGCTTACCGGCCCGAGGAGCGTAGCGTGGCCCAGCCGATGATGGAATGGAGCAACAGCGCGGTGGCGGCGAGCATGTCGCTGGCATCGGGCGTGCTGGTGCAGAGCCTGGGCTGGCAGGCGGTCAACTGGGCCATGCTGCCGGTGCTGTGCGCCATGGCCTGGTGGCTGCGCCCTGGCGCGCTGGCCATGCCGACCGCCATGCGCACCCCGTGA
- a CDS encoding GlxA family transcriptional regulator has protein sequence MPAHTNAPALPATDSHQVLCLLYPGVMSLDVTGPMQVFATANDERARHGLPPYYRLVFAAQAAGPVATTAGLRLHADCGWRDVPLHPATTVLVPGGDGADAAAADRALRDWLCNAATQVQRLGSVCSGALVLAHAGLLDGVHATTHWLRMAQLRQCSPASQIDSDCLHTYNPAHPVQSRRFTSAGVTAGIDLALALVEADLGRPLALAVARHLVMFMRRPGGQAQFSPLLTPETQHAPRLTQLLEWIPSQIAQDLKVEQLAAQACLPPRTLARVFQRELGTTPARYVERVRLEAATALLSQRQASVATVARLCGFGHPETLRRSFQRHLAISPQAFAERFGAG, from the coding sequence ATGCCTGCCCACACCAACGCCCCGGCCCTGCCCGCTACCGACAGCCACCAGGTGCTGTGCCTGCTCTACCCGGGCGTGATGAGCCTGGATGTGACCGGCCCCATGCAGGTGTTTGCCACGGCCAACGACGAACGCGCCCGACACGGCCTGCCACCGTACTACCGGCTGGTGTTTGCGGCCCAGGCCGCCGGCCCGGTGGCCACCACGGCCGGGCTGCGGCTGCACGCCGACTGCGGCTGGCGCGATGTGCCGCTGCACCCTGCCACCACCGTGCTGGTCCCGGGTGGGGATGGTGCCGACGCGGCCGCCGCTGACCGGGCGCTGCGCGACTGGCTCTGCAATGCCGCCACGCAGGTGCAGCGCCTGGGCTCGGTCTGCTCCGGAGCGCTGGTCCTGGCCCATGCCGGCCTGCTGGACGGCGTGCACGCCACCACACACTGGCTGCGCATGGCCCAGCTGCGCCAGTGCAGCCCGGCCAGCCAGATCGACAGCGACTGCCTGCACACCTACAACCCGGCACATCCGGTCCAGTCGCGGCGTTTCACCTCGGCCGGCGTCACCGCTGGCATCGATCTGGCGCTGGCCCTGGTGGAGGCCGATCTGGGCCGCCCCCTGGCGCTGGCTGTGGCACGCCACCTGGTGATGTTCATGCGCCGCCCCGGCGGACAGGCCCAGTTCAGCCCCCTGCTGACACCCGAGACGCAGCACGCCCCCCGACTGACCCAGCTGCTGGAATGGATTCCCAGCCAGATCGCCCAGGACCTGAAGGTGGAACAGCTGGCCGCCCAGGCCTGCCTGCCGCCACGCACGCTGGCGCGCGTGTTCCAGCGCGAGCTGGGCACCACCCCCGCCCGCTATGTGGAACGCGTGCGGCTGGAAGCCGCCACCGCCCTGCTCAGCCAGCGCCAGGCCTCCGTGGCGACCGTGGCACGGCTGTGCGGCTTTGGCCACCCGGAGACGCTGCGCCGCAGCTTTCAGCGCCACCTGGCCATCAGCCCGCAGGCGTTTGCCGAACGCTTTGGTGCGGGCTGA
- the lgt gene encoding prolipoprotein diacylglyceryl transferase, producing MAAMLMYPQINPVALQLGPLAIHWYGLTYLAAFGLFLWLGTRRLRHPPFNRMQGETAWSRKDVEDILFLGVLGVIVGGRLGYCLFYKPGFYLANPLQVFAVWEGGMSFHGGLLGVVGAMLWFAHSRKRHWLQVADFVAPCVPTGLAAGRLGNFINGELWGRFASPDLAWAMVFPQSGSMQPRHPSQIYQFLLEGLLLFVLLWLYARKERRQGQVAAVFLLGYGAFRFIAEYFREPDDYLGLLSLGMSMGQWLCVPMIVAGVALWLWSERTQPLPQKL from the coding sequence ATGGCCGCCATGCTGATGTATCCCCAGATCAATCCCGTGGCCCTGCAACTGGGGCCGCTGGCCATCCACTGGTATGGCCTGACCTACCTGGCTGCCTTCGGGCTGTTTTTGTGGCTGGGCACGCGCCGCCTGCGTCACCCGCCGTTCAACCGCATGCAGGGCGAGACCGCTTGGTCGCGCAAGGATGTGGAAGACATCCTGTTTCTGGGCGTTCTGGGGGTGATCGTGGGCGGGCGTCTGGGCTACTGCCTGTTCTACAAGCCCGGCTTTTACCTGGCCAACCCGCTGCAGGTGTTTGCGGTGTGGGAAGGCGGGATGAGCTTCCACGGCGGTCTGCTGGGGGTGGTGGGGGCCATGCTGTGGTTTGCCCATTCGCGCAAGCGCCACTGGCTGCAGGTGGCCGACTTTGTGGCGCCCTGCGTGCCCACAGGGCTGGCGGCCGGGCGCCTTGGCAATTTCATCAATGGCGAGCTGTGGGGCCGCTTTGCCAGCCCGGATCTGGCCTGGGCCATGGTGTTCCCGCAAAGCGGCTCCATGCAGCCGCGCCACCCTTCGCAGATCTACCAGTTCCTGCTGGAAGGCCTGCTGCTGTTTGTGCTGCTGTGGCTGTATGCACGCAAGGAACGCCGCCAGGGGCAGGTGGCTGCGGTGTTCCTGCTGGGCTATGGCGCCTTCCGCTTCATTGCCGAGTACTTCCGCGAACCCGACGATTACCTGGGTCTGCTGTCGCTGGGCATGAGCATGGGCCAGTGGCTGTGCGTGCCGATGATCGTGGCCGGTGTGGCGCTGTGGCTCTGGTCGGAGCGCACCCAACCGCTGCCGCAGAAGCTGTGA
- a CDS encoding malonyl-CoA decarboxylase: MNVASEWFSRSMSLLRKSPPATEAGADTVRPLAQRLKATLRRGAEANPPHVLRKLLEDLRAAADEQVSEVEGARHAKEVMAWYAQATAAQRQDLWLLLCELFGPDAQRIEAARAQYEKAKTPTEQGQAEIALRKALVSARTRVLQRFSVPEGGMRFLVNLRAELLALPKSDKRFAALDAELEYLFSTWFDVAFLELRRLSWDSPASLLEKLIQYEAVHDIRSWADLKNRLDSDRRCYGFFHPRLPNEPLIFVEVALLDHMAASITPLLDETAAPVDLAKATTAIFYSISNTQTGLRGVSFGNSLIKHVVETLLAEFPKLKHFATLSPIPGLRGWLSKQGDALLAQWDDKRHQEVAKALKTQAPVKVADLIVAADGALEWKEDTVLRKALAWCAAQYLAKEVKDSRPLDPVARFHLGNGARVERLNWGGDPSTKGMKQAFGLMVNYLYDLKRLDKHRALLAQGKLPVSAEMESLCKGK, encoded by the coding sequence ATGAACGTTGCTTCCGAATGGTTCTCGCGCAGCATGTCCTTGCTGCGCAAATCTCCCCCGGCTACCGAAGCAGGTGCCGACACCGTCCGCCCGCTGGCGCAGCGCCTCAAAGCCACGCTGCGCCGTGGTGCCGAAGCCAATCCTCCCCATGTGTTGCGCAAGTTGCTGGAAGACCTGCGTGCTGCGGCCGATGAGCAGGTCAGCGAGGTCGAAGGTGCGCGCCATGCCAAAGAGGTGATGGCTTGGTACGCACAGGCCACCGCCGCGCAGCGCCAGGACCTGTGGCTGCTGCTGTGTGAACTGTTTGGCCCGGATGCCCAGCGCATCGAAGCGGCCCGCGCCCAGTACGAAAAAGCCAAGACCCCCACCGAGCAAGGCCAGGCCGAAATTGCCCTGCGCAAGGCGCTGGTGTCGGCGCGCACGCGGGTGCTGCAGCGCTTTTCCGTGCCCGAAGGCGGCATGCGCTTTCTGGTGAACCTGCGTGCCGAGCTGCTGGCCTTGCCCAAGAGCGACAAGCGCTTTGCCGCCCTGGACGCCGAGCTGGAATACCTGTTCTCCACCTGGTTCGATGTGGCGTTTCTGGAGCTGCGTCGCCTGAGCTGGGATTCGCCCGCTTCGCTGCTGGAAAAGCTGATCCAGTACGAGGCCGTGCACGACATCCGCAGCTGGGCCGATCTGAAGAACCGACTGGACAGCGACCGCCGCTGCTACGGTTTCTTCCATCCGCGCCTGCCCAACGAGCCGCTGATCTTTGTGGAAGTGGCGCTGCTGGACCACATGGCCGCCAGCATCACGCCCCTGCTCGACGAAACGGCCGCGCCGGTGGATCTGGCCAAGGCCACCACGGCCATCTTCTATTCCATCAGCAACACCCAGACCGGTCTGCGTGGGGTGAGCTTCGGCAATTCGCTGATCAAGCATGTGGTCGAGACCTTGCTGGCGGAGTTCCCCAAGCTCAAGCATTTCGCCACGCTCTCGCCCATTCCCGGCCTGCGTGGTTGGTTGTCCAAGCAGGGCGATGCTCTGCTGGCGCAGTGGGACGACAAGCGCCACCAGGAAGTGGCCAAGGCGCTGAAGACGCAGGCCCCTGTCAAGGTGGCCGATCTGATCGTCGCCGCCGACGGTGCGCTGGAGTGGAAGGAAGACACCGTGCTGCGCAAGGCCCTGGCCTGGTGTGCGGCGCAGTACCTGGCCAAGGAGGTCAAGGACAGCCGTCCGCTGGACCCGGTGGCACGCTTTCACCTGGGCAACGGCGCCCGGGTGGAGCGCTTGAACTGGGGCGGCGATCCATCGACCAAGGGCATGAAGCAGGCGTTCGGCTTGATGGTCAACTACCTGTACGACCTCAAGCGCCTGGACAAGCACCGCGCCCTGCTGGCGCAGGGCAAGCTGCCAGTGTCGGCCGAGATGGAATCTCTGTGCAAGGGTAAATGA
- a CDS encoding Bug family tripartite tricarboxylate transporter substrate binding protein, whose protein sequence is MPELDRLRRQLLGALGAAGIGTVAPAWAQKTAPLPPAVGRWPQQEVELTVPFPAGGNSSLLGKTMARQFARETGQPMRLEYRGGGGGTAGATYVAKAPADGSHLLMGGVSMLASRAVQLQLDVDLYEDFAPLALVAQMPLVLLVSPRRLNVRTWPELLAELRRKPQRYRYASAGIGTSNHVAGEWFKLETGALLEHVPYKGSGPAMLDVAQGNVELMLDGLASALPHLQADRLRAVFVTGPQRSPLLPDVPTAHELGLDDFQSMPWYGIFAPRATPASVQARAIEVFRSMAGAPAVQKEWRAMGATWPGLYGPEFKQFLQDEMKHWARIVRETGAAARP, encoded by the coding sequence ATGCCTGAGCTAGATCGCCTGCGTCGACAGCTGCTGGGAGCACTGGGCGCCGCAGGCATCGGTACCGTCGCCCCGGCGTGGGCGCAAAAAACCGCGCCGCTGCCGCCTGCTGTGGGCCGCTGGCCGCAGCAGGAGGTGGAGTTGACCGTGCCGTTTCCGGCCGGCGGCAATTCCTCTTTGCTGGGCAAGACCATGGCGCGCCAGTTCGCCCGGGAGACGGGCCAGCCCATGCGTCTGGAATACCGTGGGGGCGGCGGCGGCACCGCCGGTGCCACCTACGTGGCCAAAGCCCCGGCCGATGGTTCGCACCTGCTGATGGGTGGCGTCAGCATGCTGGCCTCCCGCGCCGTGCAGCTGCAGCTGGATGTGGATCTGTACGAGGATTTCGCGCCGCTGGCGCTGGTGGCCCAGATGCCGCTGGTGCTGCTGGTCAGCCCGCGCCGGCTCAATGTGCGTACCTGGCCCGAGCTGCTGGCCGAGCTGCGGCGCAAGCCCCAGCGCTATCGCTATGCGTCGGCCGGCATTGGTACCTCCAACCATGTGGCCGGTGAATGGTTCAAGCTCGAGACCGGCGCCTTGCTCGAGCATGTGCCCTACAAGGGCTCGGGGCCGGCCATGCTGGATGTGGCGCAAGGCAATGTGGAGCTGATGCTGGACGGCCTGGCGTCGGCCCTGCCGCACCTGCAGGCGGACCGGCTGCGGGCGGTGTTTGTCACCGGCCCGCAGCGTTCGCCGCTGCTGCCCGATGTGCCCACGGCCCACGAGCTGGGCCTGGACGATTTCCAGTCCATGCCCTGGTATGGCATTTTTGCCCCCAGAGCCACTCCTGCTTCGGTGCAGGCGCGGGCCATCGAGGTGTTCCGCAGCATGGCGGGGGCGCCCGCAGTGCAGAAGGAGTGGCGGGCCATGGGGGCCACCTGGCCGGGGCTGTACGGCCCGGAATTCAAGCAGTTTCTCCAGGACGAGATGAAGCATTGGGCGCGCATTGTGCGGGAGACCGGCGCAGCGGCGCGGCCCTGA
- a CDS encoding enoyl-CoA hydratase/isomerase family protein translates to MTGQITLRPWSAQPQHAGIWRVGIDHPGKLNAMSRAMWVALRETLQAVNARSDVRCLVVQGEGAAFCAGGDIAEYPGFRFDEAQLTHFHESEVWGGLQALLDCPVPVVAAIRGACMGAGVEISSCCDLRVATEDAKFGAPIARLGFPMAPRELELVVREVGSMVARRMLLEAAVFSAAEMAQHGFLGPVVAAEQLDAVVQDTAEKVAALSPLAARLNKQGMRSLAQGGVPAVAQPYAYADDAEHREGIHAFLEKRKPQF, encoded by the coding sequence ATGACAGGACAGATCACGCTGCGCCCCTGGAGCGCGCAGCCGCAGCATGCCGGCATCTGGCGTGTAGGCATCGACCACCCCGGCAAGCTCAATGCCATGTCGCGTGCCATGTGGGTGGCGCTGCGCGAGACCCTACAGGCCGTGAACGCCCGCAGCGATGTGCGCTGCCTGGTGGTGCAAGGGGAGGGCGCGGCTTTTTGCGCTGGCGGCGATATCGCCGAGTACCCGGGCTTTCGCTTTGACGAGGCGCAGCTGACGCATTTCCACGAAAGCGAGGTCTGGGGCGGGTTGCAGGCCTTGCTGGACTGCCCGGTGCCGGTGGTGGCCGCGATCCGCGGCGCCTGCATGGGGGCCGGGGTGGAAATCTCCAGCTGCTGCGATCTGCGCGTGGCGACCGAGGACGCCAAATTCGGCGCACCGATTGCCAGGCTGGGCTTTCCGATGGCACCCCGCGAACTGGAGCTGGTGGTGCGGGAAGTGGGCAGCATGGTGGCGCGCCGCATGCTGCTGGAAGCGGCCGTGTTTTCTGCCGCCGAGATGGCGCAGCACGGTTTTCTGGGACCGGTGGTGGCTGCGGAGCAGCTGGACGCCGTGGTGCAGGACACGGCCGAGAAGGTGGCGGCCTTGTCCCCACTGGCTGCGCGCCTGAACAAGCAGGGGATGCGCAGCCTTGCCCAAGGCGGGGTGCCGGCGGTGGCGCAGCCCTATGCCTATGCCGATGATGCGGAACACCGCGAAGGCATTCACGCCTTTCTGGAAAAACGCAAACCGCAGTTCTGA
- a CDS encoding universal stress protein produces the protein MYERILVATDGSPLSDKAVANALSLAKLCGASLVALKVVPRYPRSYLEGGVTVDNAEIKRIEAQWAEQAQAMLDKVKAEGKAVGVTVKTSIAKSDLVAEAIMSAATKQKADLIVMASHGRKGLKRLLLGSETQHVLTHSQIPVLVLR, from the coding sequence ATGTACGAACGCATTTTGGTGGCCACCGACGGCTCCCCCCTTTCCGACAAAGCTGTCGCCAACGCCCTGTCGCTGGCCAAGCTCTGCGGTGCCTCGCTGGTGGCCTTGAAAGTGGTTCCCCGCTATCCGCGCAGCTACCTGGAAGGCGGTGTCACCGTGGACAACGCCGAAATCAAGCGCATCGAGGCGCAGTGGGCCGAGCAGGCGCAAGCCATGCTGGACAAGGTCAAGGCCGAAGGCAAAGCCGTGGGCGTGACGGTCAAGACCAGCATTGCCAAGTCCGACCTCGTGGCCGAAGCCATCATGTCGGCAGCCACCAAGCAAAAAGCCGACCTGATCGTGATGGCCTCGCACGGCCGCAAGGGCCTCAAGCGCCTGCTGCTGGGCAGCGAGACGCAGCATGTTCTCACGCACTCGCAGATCCCCGTGCTGGTGCTGCGCTAA
- a CDS encoding heavy metal translocating P-type ATPase, with the protein MSHETLNPSQAMERTVLDSGRLEVPGNIALLDDPLEWGSFGRPAGAPAAQADVADPLQVPLWESNVVLGGMHCATCALTIEEALRTVPGVQRADVSGSTHRAKVQWNPSLVRPSQWMAAIQKAGYGVLPARDAHARELRQAENRRALWRWLVAGFCMMQVMMYAWPAYDAKPGDLTLEMETLLRWASWVISIPVVLFACGPFFRSAWRDLRTRSISMDLPVALGMLITFVVSSMGTFDPAGPFGKEVYYDSLTMFVFFLLSGRWLELRLRDKTAGALEAVMNRLPDSVERRLPDGCWERVTVRRLQAGDVVRVLAGEAFPADGQLVQGQTHADEALLTGESTAVRKVVGDTVTAGSFNLGGPVEVAVDMVGAQTRFAQIVELMESAASQKPRLAQLADRVAKPFLVVVMLAALAAGVYWWPSDPGHAMMVAVAILIVTCPCALSLATPVAMLSAAGSLARHGVLVRNLQALETLAEADTLVFDKTGTLTQDGMRVLQVQPAAGQASAPVLALAALVGAQSVHPVSRAVVQAAREQAVDAPGWTLLEAQEVAGAGMRARVQDPQGVVHALRLGSWPFAGQGQPQDGRQCVYLAAEQGDAAVQPWGFLELSEGLRPEAQATVAALAHSGMEIHLLSGDRDAAVQQMARAAGIAHVQGECSPEDKLDALRALQAQGRHVAMVGDGLNDGPVLAGAHVSFAFGRSVPLAQSRSDFVVLGDDLGLIAQTALLARKTLRIVRQNLLWAAGYNALSIPLAVMGWMPAWLAGLGMALSSLLVVLNAARLTRQLPVLHTSDAAAESAQRAVTAPAAPPLLGVR; encoded by the coding sequence ATGTCCCACGAAACCCTGAATCCATCGCAGGCAATGGAGCGGACCGTGCTTGATTCAGGCCGCCTGGAGGTCCCCGGCAACATCGCCCTGCTCGATGATCCGCTGGAGTGGGGCTCGTTCGGGCGCCCTGCAGGTGCGCCCGCTGCGCAGGCCGACGTCGCCGATCCGCTGCAGGTTCCCCTCTGGGAATCGAACGTGGTGCTGGGCGGCATGCACTGCGCCACCTGCGCGCTGACCATCGAGGAAGCCTTGCGCACCGTGCCCGGCGTGCAACGGGCCGATGTCAGCGGCTCCACCCACCGCGCCAAGGTGCAGTGGAACCCCTCTCTGGTACGCCCTTCCCAATGGATGGCCGCCATCCAGAAAGCGGGCTATGGGGTGTTGCCTGCGCGCGACGCCCATGCGCGCGAGCTGCGCCAGGCCGAAAACCGCCGTGCACTGTGGCGCTGGCTGGTGGCCGGCTTTTGCATGATGCAGGTGATGATGTACGCATGGCCGGCCTATGACGCCAAGCCGGGCGATCTGACGCTGGAGATGGAAACCCTGCTGCGCTGGGCTTCGTGGGTGATCTCCATCCCCGTGGTGCTGTTTGCCTGCGGCCCTTTCTTTCGCAGTGCGTGGCGCGATCTGCGCACGCGCAGCATCAGCATGGACCTGCCGGTGGCGCTGGGCATGCTGATTACCTTTGTCGTCAGCTCCATGGGCACGTTCGATCCGGCGGGCCCGTTCGGCAAAGAGGTCTATTACGACTCGCTGACCATGTTCGTGTTCTTCCTGCTGTCCGGCCGCTGGCTGGAGCTGCGCCTGCGCGACAAGACGGCTGGTGCATTGGAGGCGGTGATGAACCGCCTGCCCGACAGCGTGGAGCGCCGCCTGCCCGATGGCTGCTGGGAGCGGGTGACGGTGCGCCGGCTGCAGGCCGGCGATGTGGTGCGGGTGCTGGCGGGAGAGGCTTTCCCGGCCGACGGGCAGCTGGTGCAAGGCCAGACCCATGCCGATGAAGCGCTGCTGACCGGTGAGTCCACGGCCGTGCGCAAGGTGGTGGGCGACACGGTGACGGCCGGCAGTTTCAACCTGGGTGGCCCGGTCGAAGTAGCTGTCGACATGGTGGGCGCGCAGACCCGCTTTGCCCAGATCGTGGAGCTGATGGAAAGCGCGGCTTCGCAAAAGCCGCGCCTGGCACAGCTGGCGGACCGTGTGGCCAAGCCCTTCCTGGTGGTGGTGATGCTGGCGGCACTGGCCGCCGGCGTGTACTGGTGGCCCAGCGATCCGGGTCACGCCATGATGGTGGCGGTGGCCATTCTGATCGTGACCTGCCCCTGCGCACTGTCCTTGGCCACGCCGGTGGCCATGCTGTCGGCAGCGGGCAGCCTGGCGCGCCACGGGGTGCTGGTGCGCAATCTGCAGGCCCTGGAAACCCTGGCCGAGGCCGATACCCTGGTCTTCGACAAGACCGGCACCTTGACGCAGGACGGCATGCGCGTGCTGCAGGTCCAACCCGCTGCCGGGCAGGCATCTGCACCTGTGCTGGCGCTGGCGGCCCTGGTGGGCGCGCAGTCGGTGCACCCGGTGTCGCGGGCCGTGGTGCAGGCGGCGCGCGAACAGGCGGTGGATGCGCCGGGCTGGACACTGCTGGAGGCGCAGGAAGTGGCCGGCGCCGGCATGCGTGCGCGGGTGCAGGATCCGCAGGGCGTGGTGCATGCACTGCGTCTGGGGTCCTGGCCGTTTGCGGGCCAGGGCCAGCCCCAGGATGGCCGCCAGTGCGTGTATCTGGCGGCCGAGCAGGGCGATGCGGCCGTGCAGCCCTGGGGTTTTCTGGAGTTGAGTGAAGGCCTGCGCCCCGAAGCGCAGGCCACTGTGGCCGCGCTGGCGCATTCGGGCATGGAGATCCACCTGCTTTCCGGCGACCGCGATGCGGCCGTGCAGCAGATGGCGCGCGCCGCTGGCATTGCCCATGTGCAAGGCGAGTGCTCGCCGGAAGACAAGCTGGATGCCCTGCGGGCGCTGCAGGCCCAGGGTCGGCATGTGGCCATGGTGGGGGACGGCCTGAACGATGGCCCGGTGCTGGCGGGCGCCCATGTGTCCTTTGCCTTTGGCCGCTCCGTGCCGCTGGCGCAGTCCCGCTCGGATTTTGTGGTGCTGGGCGATGACCTGGGTCTGATTGCCCAGACCGCGCTGCTGGCGCGCAAGACGCTGCGCATCGTGCGCCAGAACCTGCTGTGGGCCGCCGGCTACAACGCGCTGAGCATTCCCCTGGCGGTGATGGGCTGGATGCCGGCCTGGCTGGCCGGGCTGGGCATGGCGCTGAGCTCGCTGCTGGTGGTGCTCAATGCGGCGCGCCTGACCCGGCAATTACCTGTTTTGCATACCTCGGATGCAGCGGCTGAAAGTGCACAGCGTGCTGTGACTGCGCCGGCTGCGCCCCCGCTTCTTGGAGTCCGTTGA
- the ccoS gene encoding cbb3-type cytochrome oxidase assembly protein CcoS, translating into MDILYLLIPLSVALVLAILAALWWAVYRGQFESVEQEGERILRDD; encoded by the coding sequence ATGGACATTCTGTATTTACTCATTCCTCTCTCGGTAGCACTGGTGCTGGCGATTCTGGCGGCCCTGTGGTGGGCGGTGTACCGCGGTCAGTTTGAGAGCGTGGAGCAAGAAGGGGAGCGCATTCTTCGTGACGATTGA